The following is a genomic window from Doryrhamphus excisus isolate RoL2022-K1 chromosome 3, RoL_Dexc_1.0, whole genome shotgun sequence.
CTCCAGACATAATTAGGCAGGAAACTCTTAATTTGGGCATTTCCATCCAGATTTCCCCTCTGTCATTAGAGAATAAGAAAGTGCCTATAATGCATTTAATCTGAGCACACAATGTGTGGGAAGTCCTTGCAGGTTTTTAGCCAGCCACTATTTACCTTTTGGGGCCCCAATCTTTATAAACAGCCCTTTATTGGGATAACAATGAGAGAAAACTATTTTGGAGTCAGTGGGATTGTTAGCAGTCAGACAATGCAACGTTATCCCAGTGGTCATCAatgctaaaaaagaaaaaaagagaaaatcaaAGAGGATCGGTTTTTAGAAACACCTACCGGATAAGTGGCGTGGATCCTCAAATAAGAGCCTCGTTTCCAATTAACGGACCGAGGCGCACGGATGGTGTGAGCAATGCGGACACCGCCATGGACTTTCCCGGTGAGTTAtctccccaccccccacccccagcacCCTTTCAGTTAGTGGATTTAAATGTTTTACGCGCACGGCTGGAAGGGATGCATGATCCGCATTGAGTGCGTAAAAAGGGGGACGTGCGCGTCCTCGTCCAAGCCGGGCCAGACCGCGCCTTGGAGttggcggggaggggggggaggctAATAAAACGCTTTGGCCAAAGCCCTGCAGTGATGCACATGCAGCCTgttggaggagggagggggtctCTTTCTCTGCGTGATTCCACACAGACTGACTTCCACGCAGGTTGAGTGTGCCacggagggttttttttttgggtgctgGCTTCATTGATGCGCATTTGCTGGCATGCTGTTGAAAGATGAGGCAGCCGTGTGCGAATGTTGCAGACCACCGGTAGAGGTAGGAGACTTGTCATGTTGTCTTGTCCTCAACAAAGATCCAGCATGTGTGCGCGAATACTGGTTAGGTATTTTTGCCTTTGCATGGctgtcacaaaaaaaagtctatgctcattcattgtatttattagaCTCGTGGATTTGCCTTTGCTTGCTTTAAAAAGGTCCAAAATGCAGACTTGAACAGTTGTGGTCAAGGGTACCTTGGAGGGAAGATGGGCCAAACGCAGCCATAGGCTGTGTGAGTGGACAAATATAGtgaataaatatagtaaatattgaCATGACTGGACTTGTCAAAGAGTCCAGTTGTACCCATTTACTGGActtcaaatgtaaacatgtaaagatATGCAAGTAGAAGCGTTTAAACTATGTGTAACTGTGATTGTTAGTTTACATTGTTGGCCAATACTGAATATAAATAGCtgtctttcaatattattatataagcaTAACAGGAGAATATGTATTGTGGAAATAGataaattaatcaaatattGAATGTATGTGGAATTGTGCAACAAATGGAACTGTATTATATGCAGGGCCTTGCAAAAGTCAATGACAAAGTACAGTAAATAACTGCATCAGTATTAGTTAGTATTTAGTATCTTGGGTACCTTGCATCTTGGGCTGCAATCAGCACTGAGTGTGTGTGGACTGTGGATATGTCTCAGTCAGGCCGGCACATCTGGACAATGCAATTTCCCTCATCCCTccttgaaaaaagaaaaaaaaaaaaaaaaacagttgaaacTCTGCAATGTTGCTGTGCCGTAGTGGATGCGAACATTTCTAATCAAGTCCAGCCACAGCTTTTTGATAGGGCTTTAACTTTGGTCGTTTCACAACGTTTACTCACATTAGGTGGACGCCCCGAAGTGACTGATGTTGACATCATAAccgaaatcaaaacaaaaagtagCTATTGCCTGTGACTTTGGCCAAAGTTCTAAATTCTGATGTTCATGAACGCACCCTGTGGATAAGGAGGAAGTGTTGAGAGAGAGTTGGCACTAAAATTTGAAAAGAGTTTATAAGATCGCTGCATTACATTACCCAATGCAGGAAGTCCCAGAAgtaaacaaaaataagaaacaagATCTCCCTCACTgctaatattatatcatattttctattatgtctgccatattgggtaatatgcatgtaaaggtgacaatagaagtgttatttcatgtttggagggctctaatgattaaAACCCGTATATAAAAGGTTATGAATAGGTTTTCTGTGCCCTAACTATAAATATATTCCTGTAATTTGCGGGAATTCCCTCATCAACGATGGGCTTGGAAtcaattaacagcaataaacaaGCGATGACTGTAAAGTTGCCATTTATTTGTGCGGTCCCACATGTTTTGTCGATGATAGCGGTCGACCATGTATGTGGATGTCGACTTAAACCAGCACTTGAGCAACAATATATGCTCATTATCtaatcatttgttcacttcctgttttgtgacGTGATGATAAATACAAGACAAATCAAGCAATACAagtaataattgaataattgtGCTAATTACTGAGCCAACCTCTGAAGGTACGTTTTTCTGCAAGCTAAAGGATAATTTGGCTGTAGGATGACACTGCAGACTGGGGAGTCAATGGCGAGTGTGAGTCTTGTGGCACAGCGGTCACGTACTCTGGGTCAGTAGAGGTTATCTTCAGGATTCCAGCAAGGCCGAGCAGGAAGTGACTTCACACCTGTGTCATCAGAGATCTGCAATTTGTCCAGTCACACAATGGTGGAGGTCAGGAGGCATTCTTCTTTTACGGGAATGCACTTAAAATAGCATCCAAGCCTCCAAGCTTGCTGGACCGTGTGCTCTGGACAGGAGTGTACGGACGTGGCACGTGAGCATCGCAACACCTTTTGCCCGCATACCTGACGCGTCCAAAGTGATGCCACTTGAGGACAACCCAGCTCTGATTTAAAATAGACCTGTTGGCAGACGTGACTTGTTCAACTTTTAAGTTTGGCCAGCGTCAGCATGCTCGCAAATTCCACCGCTGCAGTGAGAATGCATGCTGATGCATTCTCACGTAGGCCCCACTGGAGGTCAAATGGTCAGAGTTCATTCCCAAAACTGAGTCACACGTTTGTGTTCGAAGGAGGTCGGTAGCTTGTATGCTATGTTGaaggaaaagtttttttttttaattttgcccacCATCCACAATCTGGATGTGAAACAAGAACACacatttttcccttttctgtgcattccagATAGCCGCCTCATGCTAACGGAGGTATATCCATGGTATATCCATGCTGTAACCGTGTAGTAACAGGCACATTTGTGATAACATGTAACATGCAGTataacttacagtattttggtcgTATTGAGCAACTAATTGAGCACCaattccgtcaacaacagcagcagcatatAATGTGTGATGTGTGTTTGCTATAGCAGACTTTGTGAGAGTCAGCGACAACTAATACGGGACAAATGAAGATCCAGAACCTTATCTTTTTTTAGCCTGAACATACGGAGGATGACCGATAGGTTTCAGAAGTTAAGTAAGCGGGCACGAAGAGAGGGTGACACAGGTCCGAAAGAGTCAGGATGCCGTTGTGACTTAATGGTGTAATCCCGAGCTCACACTGACTATGGTGCAGCTCCAGTCCTGATCCAGCCCAGATTGCTGCTGAGAGTGTCACACATGGATCCATACATTGAAAGCCTTGTCTATCTGGCGCAGATGACATTGCATCACAACAAAGAATTGTTGGTGCTAACTGCGAACAAACATTGCAATAGTAGATTTATTTTACACCTACCCAAAATCCAATGGAAAATACACCCTTGGTCAGCTGATACAAACGGGACAACGGTCCATCGAGTAATTCATCTCCAAAAGGAGAGACATTCCTTTGGAGGACAACAACATTCAAAGCCTGGCGAGAAAGGAGCGCTGGTTTGATGTGGAAGAAGCCATCTATGTCAAACTTGAAAGGTCCTCTCAGAACAGATGAGGAGGTTTACGCCATCACCTATCATCTGGGTACAATCATGTCCTGACATCGTTGCGTTCTTTGGAAACAATGGCCACCAGCCAGGTGAACGACCTTTTGCTATGCAAGAGGGTCGTTCACTGGCCAgactcaccaccaccaccacaacaacaaccaccCCAGGGGACTCCACAGTCCAATTCCCTCAATTGCTGACTTCTCCTGAGGTCTTTCACAACTCTAAACCAATCAACGCATCCATCATTTGAGGCAAGGCGCTCATCAATTAAATCACTtcctggagaaactggttggagaGAAGGTTGCCCGTTATGGCGATCGCAAAAGTAGTGTTTTGATCGCGTGTCACTCATGTCACAAACATCATATGACCTCCGTCAGACTCCTCTCACTCTTGTACCTccatggcaaaaaaaagccgAGATAACACACAAAGCTGCAGGCACACACAACTTTCATTTTTAGTATTCGGATTACAGATAAAGTGAGCGGAAAGCTGCTTATATCTACAATAAAAGTTATCAATTTGCTTGTTGCGGCTAGTTACTATGtagaaaaaagtgaaaactcCGCTACAGAAATGTGTGCTTCCTACGATTTCATGATGAATTGGAAATATCGAACATTGCTGAaacctttttaatatgttgccttgacttcgGCTGCATTGTCTTTTGCGTAATAATTTCCATTGCTTGTGACAGTATCTGTAATGTTTATGTGTAATgatctttattgccatattaaTTTTACTTGTGAATTACTGaatatctatatataatatatattttgatttcCTGTAATTTGTTAAACTGTGAATGTGAAATACTAATcattagtatttagtatagtAGTTTCAAATTTGAACAGCTAGATTTTATATATGTTGTATGTTTTCTACTAAGAAGTAGATCATTTTGATTTGTAACTTgtaggctgacaaagtgtgtgctaGGCAGTGTactaaacatatatatatatacagtaaatattatctATGTTTATAGTAGTAGGTACAGTATATCTTTGGGACATGACCATATTAAAAGCCCTGTTGTCAATTGACAAAGAAGACGAAAAGACCAAGAGAAATGTATTTAAAGTTCATGAATGCAATTTCTTGTTTCAGACACCTGTGGAAAAAACCCTAAAGTTGACATTGTGAcagttaatttaaatattaaaaaaaaaaattctgtcacAGTGACGTTGGCCTCTTATGCAGCCCACCAGCACAGCTTCAAAAAATCCCAAAGGGAAACCCTGGCTATGGTTTATTACTTTCAGACATGTTTAACGAGTTACACGTGTGGTTACATTTGCGCAATTAAAGATGACTACAAGTGTTGCTTAATATTGTTAGTTAGCATAATGTATGTTATGATTGTAGAGTTGTTATTGTCGGTGGCAGATGACGCCATCTTCAAATAActatattgaaatattgtgtTACACTATTTGTCCATTCATGCAGAATTGAGAGCATAGAATAGGGAATATTGGATTAGTTGAAGTCCTACCAAGAGCTAACAAATTGATCTGCAAGTCTCTACGACTTCATCTGATGATCATCTGTATCATCCCAGCGTGCGTCACAGTGGGCCTGCTGTGAAAGGGTGCATTCAGCATGCTGTGTACAAGGGTGAGGCGGCGTGcccacatgacaacacaacagtcGACCTGCTCTCATTTGCCAAGCACACCCAGTGAACCCGCATTGAATGAACACCATTAGCGTGACTAATGTGGAGGTTGATTTAAAGTCAGTATTAATGTGTGGACACACAGTCTCAGTCGCTGTGTATGCAAGGATTGCAAAGTGTCCTTCAGATCAGTTTGGCTGGTCTTGTGTAATCTTGATGATGAAGTATTTGTATGGCTACCCCACGTTTCAGGgcaggaaaagtggtagaaatggatggagggatataattgcaaaaaaaatacaaagtaaaaaTGGTGCTTTGATGCTGTCTGCCAGGACTACTTGCCTTGCTGTTGATGTTGTTGGAGTGGACCCGCCCAAGCCTCCCGTCCCCGCTGAGGCCCATCTGTGACCTGAGGGTCCTCAACCATTTCATCAAAGAAGCGCAAGACGCAGAAGTCGCCATGGTGAGTCCGCAGTGATGTGCGGTGGAATGCTTTATCGACCACCGTTGACGTTCCCGTAAACTCTGAGGCACCGTTCCTCCTCTTGTCTCCACAGAAGTCATGCCGGGAGGGATGTGGCCTGTCCCAGTCTGTCACCGTTCCCCAAACCAGAGTAGACTTTGTCATCTGGGAGAGGAAAGATGTAAGCGTCTGCATACACACTTATGACCTCTGGCTTCCATATACTTAGCGTGCTTTAATGTGTGGGTTTGGAAGGCCATGGAGAAAGCCCAGGAGGTGCAGTGTGGCTTATGGTTGCTCCAGCAGGCCCTCGGCTTGCTCCGCAGTTCGGTCACCAACGTGGCGCTGCACGGACATATCGACAACTCTGTGAGGAACGTGCTCAGCATCAACGCCATTCTGAGAAGCCTCAACATCCCGGTGAGTTGGGGTCAGTAGTCAGACAAGTGGAAAATAGGAGAAATTATTTTCAAGTCAATTGGCTTTTtggtacattaaaaaatatttttctattaataataatcatataggctaatacaatattttccatctttaaaatacattttaaaggtcactaaaataaaaatattgcacAGCAGGACTTGAATCGCAATCTCAAATCTTAGCaagaaaatggtgaaaaaaaatcacattttttccagGAATCATCTTCGTTTAGTTGGGATTTTTGTGGAAAGACTTTTCAATTtagagtgtgtctgtgtgggaaTTCTTCAGCATTTATCATGGGACAGCCGGGCCTGTGCACCAAGGCTGCCAAACAGTGAACTTTTCAGGGTGAAGTTTATAGAGAAATAAATTGATCTGAAGAGCAGCCTGTGTTCAAGTTCCCTGAAATAAATCTATAAACAGGGCTcttgttttgaaatgaaaaaagttCACTGTTTGACAAAAATGGAAAGGTCATCTCGTGTTTAATCAActtctgtaatattttaattttgtagtaGACGTATAATCTGAAGGCATTCAgatgtttgtattttaaatgCACAACAGCATCAAGTCATCTCAATTCAAACTTCCAGGAAGTCCCTTTTCTGTTCCCAGTGCATTCCCATTGGCATGCTTAGATGAACCTGCTCTGAGGTTGTCCAACATCAATGACCTCACAGATGTCCCCAAAAAGTAGGATATTTCTTGTTGGTGGAAAGCCTCTCATGTCAATGCACGTTCTTCCTTCTGCTGTTTCAGGAATACACGCCGCCAGCGAGTGCGGCGGGCCTGGAGGGAACGTGGCATGTGTCCACGGCGACCGACCTCCTCCAAGTGCACGTCAACTTTCTGCGAGGCAAAGTACGTCTCCTGCTCACAGATGCGCAGGCTTGTCAGCAAGACGTCAGCTGATCGGCCCCCCGTCTCCCCACTCCCAAGGCTAAAGCTGCTTTAAAAGGGCCTCCACTCTGATGACTCACTTGCCAGCTGCTAGAAACCACAACCAAACCACCAAACCAcccttaagaaaaaaaacaaaaaaagtaagcTAAAGCGAAGAAGAACTGTTGCAGGGGGTCTTTTGGAGAGAGTGGCACCTTGAATTGTGGACACATGCCGACCAAAATGAGAAGCACTGCTCTTGCACTTTGTGTGTCAATGCACTAGTGTGTGCCAGTTAGGACTGCACGTGGTGTCCCCGTCTCTTTCCCAAGAGATTAACCTTTGTAAGTGAATTACGGAGCGAGACACCCACAAATATTAACACGCCAATGCGGCATGGCTACGAAACATGAATGAGAAGCCTTTACACACTTGTTCAGCCAGGACTTGTAAAAATATGTGTCGCGTTTATTAGATTTCTACTCTGTGTCAAggtttaatatatatttgtaaacatTGAGTAATGACTATTTATACAAATTTTCTACTTTTTAGCTTTGTATTTTTCAGTGTCCATCTTTCAgacattagtaaaaaaaaatgttactttgTTTTGTATGTTCTCACAGCGAGAGGTCATTGAGGAGGACATGAGAACTGTGAAGTTGCGCTGTTGTCATTATCGGTCCAGCTAACAATCAAGCAGAGCCTGCACGCTGATAGCCtgcaaaaaagaaacaaaaaacatcctGCAAGGCCATTGGAAACTctttccacaaacacacaccaagaCTGTCTTCAGTTTGCAAGCGTGCAAAGGAAAGCAAACTGCCCCCTGGACTTTGCGTCATTTGGAGAAAATGGAAGTTGAACTATTCCAAACTAGTCGAGTTTTCTTCCTTGTTGTTTTCCTCATTTGTAACTTGTTGCGCAAGTGCACGATGGTTTTGAGGATGTTTGCACATGTTCTCCTTTCCTGTTTTCGTGTTGTGTCCAATCACTGTATAATTTGCTATTTAAATACAAAGCATTACTCTGGGATGAAGAAAGGATAGAAACAACCAGTCTGTCCTTGTCTCCACTGTCTTCCGGTCGGCGGCATAAACCGCAGAGCTTGCATAGCTCTGACCCTAAAATAAAAGGCCGCTTTAACACACTGCGACCATGCAGCATCCAATGTTTAGACGTTTATAGCAACACACCATCAAGCCAAATGAACTTTTGCATGacagaaaactttatttgtgcCTAGATGGCATCTTGACCAGCTTCACTGACAGAACAGCACTATaagttaattataatttatattaaatgtgataACAGATAGCAAACAAGGGCACAATATGCCTTTGTCTAtctactgacatctagtggacaGTCTGTACATCAGCCTGGAACTGTTGACGTTTTTATAGACGGATTCACCAACTTATTTTTTTCGGGCATAGTTCAAGGGCCTTGGGagaaaaggtttgggcacccctgaccGACTTTAGCATACCTGGTTCCTAGCGTTGTAAAACATAACACCTGTAGTGTATACACACGTCACCAACAGGTGTTTTGACTGTGctataaaacatgcaaaattatAACTTCTGTCCTCCGAGGCTGCTAAGAAATGATAATAACACTttatacaaacaaacacatgcgTTGGTTGTCGAGGGAACCGCACGTTTGCGGTCACTGGGGGTCAGGGTAGAAAACCTTGATGTGGATGGCAGAGTTGTTACGTGTGCGTGTCATGGGCTCCCCGGCCTCATCCGGATCCTCAGGCTCCAGGTCGTCCACCAACTCCACCGTGGACGTGTTGGCGGCCAACTGCAGCGCTCCCTGGCTGCTGGCCTGCAGCTGCAGCGCAATGTTGATGGCCCTGTTGATGGCCAGGCCCAGGCCGTGAACGCAGATCTCCCGGTGGCCGCCGCCGTCCAGTAGCTTCTGACAGCGGGCCAGCTGAGCCCGAAAGTCCGTCTTCATGTTGACGTACACGTCGTTTCGCCTCTTGGGGAGTTTACGAGGGAGTCGTTTGCGAAGGGTGTACTCCACTGGGTCTATGTCCACAGTGAGGCAAGTGGGATCAGAGTGTACTGGGGCCGCTGCAGGATGGGAAGTCATCCCGAGATTGCGCGGCTCCGTCATATCCATCGAATGTGTGAAGGCACTGAAGCCAGCAAATGGAGCGAAATGCTGCAGCAGGAGAAAAGTCGAAGCAACTCTAGTTGaataatttcatgtttttaagGTGAAACGCCACCAGGAGCCAATTAAAATAAAGCTAGCTAGCAATTAAAGCTAACGGTTCGGTAACAGAATACACACCGCTCTGTTTCGAAACAAcccattttattatataaaatattattatagacGAGGAATCACAAATAAAAAGTCCCTTACCTTTATGGCGATAATTCGAGGATACAGTCTCCTTTTCTCGTTTGTTGAAAAACTAGCTAGTGTTTAACACTAGCAGTGTAGATTGTTCTTAGCCATTGACCCGGAAAAAGTAACACCCGGAAGTAgaataaaacaggaagtggatgacTGTACCGTACAAAACAAGACGAGATTTAAAATTAACAACGTGAAAATGTTCAACTCTTTTAACGGTAACACAATAAACTAAACATTTTGTGGTCTCTGTTACGTGTGGTATTCTCTATATGGATTCTCCATGGAATTTAATTTTTGATACAATGACACAGTAGTTAATTCCTATCGTGTTTAAGCACTAGCTAGCAGGAGGGTGGCAGCTTCTACTCAATTGATTTTGTATTAACTAGCTAACAAAAAACAATCAACAACTTTAGATTAATCAATTACATTGCTGTATAGACACCAATAAACTACACACTTCATTACTGACAAGATA
Proteins encoded in this region:
- the epoa gene encoding erythropoietin isoform X1, translating into MLKKKKRENQRGSVFRNTYRISGVDPQIRASFPINGPRRTDGVSNADTAMDFPGLLALLLMLLEWTRPSLPSPLRPICDLRVLNHFIKEAQDAEVAMKSCREGCGLSQSVTVPQTRVDFVIWERKDAMEKAQEVQCGLWLLQQALGLLRSSVTNVALHGHIDNSVRNVLSINAILRSLNIPEYTPPASAAGLEGTWHVSTATDLLQVHVNFLRGKVRLLLTDAQACQQDVS
- the epoa gene encoding erythropoietin isoform X2; protein product: MLQTTGRGLLALLLMLLEWTRPSLPSPLRPICDLRVLNHFIKEAQDAEVAMKSCREGCGLSQSVTVPQTRVDFVIWERKDAMEKAQEVQCGLWLLQQALGLLRSSVTNVALHGHIDNSVRNVLSINAILRSLNIPEYTPPASAAGLEGTWHVSTATDLLQVHVNFLRGKVRLLLTDAQACQQDVS
- the pop7 gene encoding ribonuclease P protein subunit p20, with the translated sequence MDMTEPRNLGMTSHPAAAPVHSDPTCLTVDIDPVEYTLRKRLPRKLPKRRNDVYVNMKTDFRAQLARCQKLLDGGGHREICVHGLGLAINRAINIALQLQASSQGALQLAANTSTVELVDDLEPEDPDEAGEPMTRTRNNSAIHIKVFYPDPQ